Proteins found in one Lycium ferocissimum isolate CSIRO_LF1 chromosome 6, AGI_CSIRO_Lferr_CH_V1, whole genome shotgun sequence genomic segment:
- the LOC132061338 gene encoding uncharacterized protein LOC132061338, with protein MSIKVVVEGLTLNIISVYAPQAGLGNEEKRRFWEDLDELVGGIPPTEKLFVGGDFNGHIGPISGGYDDVHGGFGLGNRNGGGVSLLDFARDFGLVIANSSFSKKEEHLVTFRSSVAKTQIDFLLLRKDDKGLCKDCKVIPSEYLTTRHKLLVMDLAIKMTRKKRVVEDRPRIRWGSLTTISALEMGEKLKDMGAWDSSGDASSMWDKTASCIRVVAREVLGVSTE; from the coding sequence ATGTCGATTAAGGTGGTCGTTGAAGGACTCactttgaacattattagtgtaTATGCGCCGCAAGCGGGCTTAGGCAATGAGGAGAAGAGGCGCttttgggaggatttggacGAATTAGTGGGAGGCATACCGCCTACTGAGAAGCTATTCGTGGGAGGTGATTTCAATGGACACATCGGACCTATTTCGGGAGGTTATGACGATGTGCATGGAGGCTTTGGCTTAGGAAACAGGAATGGAGGAGGAGTCTCACTTTTGGATTTTGCAAGAGATTTTGGGTTGGTGATAGCCAATTCGAGTTTCTCAAAGAAGGAGGAACACTTGGTAACCTTTCGTAGTTCGGTGGCTAAGACTCAAATAGACTTTTTACTCCTTAGGAAGGATGATAAAGGTCTGTGCAAGGATTGTAAGGTCATACCGAGCGAATATCTTACAACCAGACATAAGCTCTTGGTGATGGATTTAGCGATCAAGATGACGAGGAAGAAGAGGGTCGTGGAGGACCGACCTAGGATCAGATGGGGGAGTTTGACCACTATTAGTGCCCTGGAGATGGGAGAGAAATTGAAGGATATGGGGGCCTGGGATAGTAGTGGGGATGCGAGCAGTATG